The Pyxidicoccus sp. MSG2 DNA segment GGGCCTCGGCCTCCAGCGGGCGGTAACCGAGTGCACGCGCCGCGTCCGCGGCAGCCTTCGCGGCGGGGAGCGCTGGCTGGTAGCGGCCCGAGTCCAGCAACGCCTGCGCCTTCGCGAGGTCCCCGCGCACGGCCTCCACCTTCGCGCGCAGGGCCGGGTCCTCCGCGAGTGGCACCGGGGCAGCCAGCGCCTCCACGTTGGCGCAGCCGGACACGCTTCGCAGCGCATCCACCGCCTCCGTGCTGCGCTTCACCAGGTCCGCGTCCGCGCGCGTGAGCTCCGCGGTGAGCGCGTCCACGGCGCGCAGGCGGCGGTCCAGGCACGCCATGCGCAGCGCGAGGTGTGCCTCGGGCTGCGCACCGCTGACGCGCGTGGCCTCGCACGCCTGCTGGTGCATGGTGCTCCACTGCGTGCCGTACGCATCCAGCGCCTTCGCCACCTGCGTGAAGGCCCCATCCGCGCCCGGGGCGCCGCTGCCGGTGAAGGCCTTCTCCACGGCGGCCCGCTGCGACGGGCTCCACACGTGGGCGAACAACTCGGGCGCACCGACGCACGGCTGCGCTTGCGGCTTCGACACCGTCACCGCGACGCCCGCGGCCAGCGCCACCCCCCCGAGCACCGCCGCCGCACCGCCCAGCCACTTGCGGCGCGCGGCGGACGGGTCCTTGCCGAGCGCGTCCAGCAGCGCGTCCATGGAGGGGAAGCGTGCCTCGGGCGACACGGAGAGTCCGCGCACCAGCAGGCGGTGCACCCAGCCAGGCACGTTGGGGTGCGCGGGCGGCGCCAGGTCGGGACGCTCTGCGACGATGGCGCCTTCCTTCGCGCGCGCGGTGTCGAGCAGCGTGACGGCCATGCGCCGCAGCGTGCCCTCCTCGAAGGGGCGCTTTCCGGCGAGCGCCTCGTACACGGAGACGCAGTAGCTGAACTGGTCCGAGCGCGCATCCGCGGGCCGCCCCGCGTACTGCTCCGGAGCCATGTACGCGGGCGTGCCCACCATGGCGCCGGTGACGGTGAGGGGCGCGTCCTCGCCGGGAGGCAGCGCGTCCGGCACGGGGACGGTGGGCGCCTCGGAGGCATCGCTCTCGCGTGCGATGCCGAAGTCCGTCACCCAGACGCCGCCCTCGGTGCCGAGGAGGACGTTGTCCGGCTTGAAGTCGCGGTGCACGAGCCCGGCCGCATGCGCGGCGGCGAGTCCGCGTCCCATGGACAGACAGATGGGCAGCACCTGGCGGAAGGGACGCGGGCCCTTCTTCAGCCACTGGCGCAGGTTGCCGCCATCCACCTTCGCCATGGCGAGGAAGACGCGCCCGTCATGCGTGCCCACGTCGTGCACGGTGAGCACGTTGGGATGGGACAGGCGGGCCATGGACTGCGCCTCGCGCATCAGCCGCAGCGCGCGCGTGTCGCGGGACTCGCCGGGGAGCTGGCGCTCGTGGAGCACCTTGATGGCCACGGTGCGGCGGAGCTCGGGGTCGAACGCCTCGAAGACCTCGCCCATGCCGCCACGGCCGAGACGTGACAGGAGCACGTAGCGGCCCACGCGCGTGTGGTGCAGCGGCGTGCCGCCCGTGGTGTGTGAGCCGTCATCGCGGCCACCCGTGCCGTAGCCCGCTGCCGGGGGATGGCCGTCGTCCGAACGGCCCGTGCCATCCTGTCTGCCCGTGCCTTGACCCGCGGCCAGGGGATGACCGTCGTCCGAGCGGCCCGCGCCGTCCTGTCCACCCGTGTCGGGGTGACCGGTGCCGTAGCCACCCGCGTCCGCGTGGCCCTGCTCCGTTTCCTGAGTATCCCGCGAGTTCGAGGTCATCGGGTTCATCCTATCCCGAGGTCTGGGAGGGCTCCGAAAGGGGCCCCGGCGGCGACGTTGGCGGTGGACGCTCGGTCTGCCGGCGGGCAGCCGAGGCGGCGCGAACGTTGTCGCAGGCAAGGTCCACGGTCCGAGAACGCACGGGCCCGCCGGGTACTCAATCAAGGCGCGGAAAGAGGCTGCCTCGTTCGGGCGGCGCCCCAGCGGAGACGACAAGGGCCGGGCCCCAGGAGAGGTCCAGCCCATCGTCTTCCGACGTCAAAGTCAGAGGGAGCCCAGCTGTATCAGCACCAGGTGCTCAATGCCTTGCGGCAGTCACGGCAGGTGGGCCTGGCACCCGGCAGGGAGTGGCGAGGAGACCCGGGCGCCGCCCGGGTCAGGTGCTCGCCGGAGGATGGCTGTCAGTCAGCGCAGAGGTTGCCGCAATGGGGCGGAGTATCACCGTAGCCGAGACAGCACGTCTGACCGTACGGGAGACATGGAGTCGAGTCGGGCCAGGAGCAAGGACGGACGCACGTAGTGCCGACGCACACCCAGCCAGGAGAACACGGGTTGAGCCTGCACGAGGGCAGTTCATCCTCCCGGGACACGAACGGGTCATCCATCTCTGGCTCGGCGGCGACGCCGCAGCCCGTAAGCATCGTTCCTACCGCCAACATCACCCAAACAAGCTTATGCATGCATGGCTCCCCGTGAATGTCGCGAGTTCTGCGAGGGGCACACTAGTAGCTCGGCACAGAGGTTTTGAAGGGTTCAGGCGGCAGCGGCGGCGGCCGCCTGGGCCTGGGGGTACGCGCGCCCGAGTTTGGTGCGGGCGCCCTCGACCGTGAAGCGCCAGCGGACCCGAGCCCGCTCCTTGTTTCGCATCCGCTCCCATCGGGCCACCTCCCGCTTCAGGGTGGCCTTGTTGGCAATTCGTCTGTCCAAGCATTGGCGGTTGAGCACGCCTATTTCAATCTCCACCATGTTCAGCCAGCTGGCGTGTTTGGGGACGAAGTGGAACTCCAGCTTCTTCAGAATCCTCCTGGCCTCCTGCGGCGGGAAGGCTTCGTAGAGGGCGCCGGGGCTGTGCGTGGAAAGGTTGTCGAGCACCACTCGGATGGTTTCTGCCTCCGGGTAGTGCACGTCCACCAGCGCGCGCATTTGCGCCGCGAAGTCCTTGGCGGTCCGCTGGTCTGAGACTTCGACGTGGCGCCAGGGACGGTGCACGTCCAGAAAGACGAAGAGGTTGGCCGTCCCGTTGCGCTGGTACTCGTAGTCGTAACGGCGGGGCTTGCCGGGCATGGCCGGCAGGGGCGTACGGACTTCTCCAATCAGCTGGGTGGGCGTCTCGTCGAAGCACACCACCGGCCTCTTGGCGTCTGGTGGCTCGGCGTAGAGTTCCAGCACGTCCTCCATTCGGGCGACGTACTCGGCGTCCACTTTCGGAATGCACCACATGCGCTGCTGCCAGGGCTTGAGTTCGCTCTCCTCCAGCCGTCGTCGGACCGTTTCCCGCGACAGCTCCTCGTGCTCGGTCAGCCGCACCAGCTCATCGGCCAGCAACTGGAGCGTCCACCGCGCACGCCCCTTCGGTGGACTCGAGCAGGCGGTGGCCACCAGCAGCGCCTCCTGCTTGCCCGTCAGCTTGCGCGAGGCCCCCGGCCGCTGCCTCTCGTGCAGGGCGTGCTCCACGCCTCCTTCTACAAACCGCCGCTTGACTCGGTACACTGTCGAGGCGCCCACCCGGACACTCCTGGCGATCTGCTCGTCGGTGACTCCGGCATGGGTTGCCAGCAGAATCTGCGCACGCTTGACGTGGCGCACCCGCTCCGTACCGCCACTCACCAGGGCCTCCAACTCTGACTTCTCCTCGGCGGCCAGGGTGACGAGGTAACGTACATTCATGCGCTCCGACTCCGTGAAAGGGGGAGTCGGACTACCTCGCTGCCGCCGTGTCGATTCCCTCCGCCGCCCCGCCCTTTACCGAGCTTCAAGGCCAATACCTGGCCTTCATCTACGCCTACACCAAGCTCAACCGGCGCCCTCCCGCGGAGGCCGACATGCAGCGCTATTTCGGCACCACTCCGCCCACCGTTCACCGCATGGTGCTGGAGCTTGAACGCCGAGGGCTCATCCGGCGCAGCGCCGGACAGGCCCGCAGCATCGAACTGCTGCTGGCCCCGGAACGCCTGCCCGTCCTCCGCTGAGCAGGTCCAAGGCCAATCGGTCAGAACCTCTGTGCCGAGGTACTAGTCGAGGTGGCCTCAGAAGCGACAAGCGCATGAGGTGGCAAAGTCCCTCAACTCAATATCAATAGGATGGGTGCAAGGACGGAAGCGCCCTCGGGACAAGTGTTCTTCATCAGGGTCGAGACAGGGCCAACGTTCCTTCCACCACGCGGGCGCCCGGGCGCCACCCGCGGCCTGCCTCAGGCCGGGACGAGCGGCTCCCCGGCGGAATGAACGTTCCTTCCGTGAACGCCAGCTCCGGCACAGACAGCCTGCATCCGCGTCCTGCGACCTCAGGCCGGGAGGCCCTGCGCCTGACGGATCTCCTCCCAGAGCGCCCCGTGGTGCTGCTTCAGGTACGCGAGGATGGCGCCGATGGGCGTGCCCACGTTGACCCAGGCCGTCTTGCGCCCCTGGTACTCCACGTCATCCACGTCCACCGAGGCGCGGTGGAGGGCGACGACGCGCCACGCATCATCGAGCACTGGAGAGCCCGAGGAGCCCTGCTCGGTGTCGGTGAAGTAGCGCAGCTCGGTGGTTCCCACGTGGGTGACGAGGTTGTTGCGACAGGCAATCATCTTCGGCCGGCCACGCGGGTGCTGGATGATGTTGACCGGGCTGTGCTTCTCCACGGGCTCGGTGCGCAGCGGGAGGAACCGCCGGGCCGTCTGCGGTGCCGCGAGCCGCAGCAGCGCGAAGTCGAGCGCCTTGTCCACGGCCTCCAGCTTCGTCACCTTCGACTCGTCGACGGGCGCGGTGGTGTGGTCGTAGTCGAACTCGAGCACCGTCCCGCCGGCCTGCAGGTCCAGGTCCGAGCGCGGCGCGTCCGCCTCTCCATCAATCCGCGCGTTGACGACGTGGTGGTTGGTGAGCACGAGGTCCGGCGTCACCAGCCACGCGGTGCCCATGACCCGATACGGGTCGCCATTGGAGAGAGCGCGCTTCGTCCCCGAGTCGTAGCGGGGCACGAGGGCCCGCGCGACACAGCGCCCCGCGCTCTGTCCTCCGAGGAGGAAGCCGAAGGGCAGCATGTCGTTCTCATGGACGATGCGCTCCTTCCGCTCGGGAAGTTGCTCGCGGGCGATGACGGGGCCCGCGGGCACATGGCTGGTGATGGCCGCGAGGGTGTTGGTGAAGGTCTTCGCCGCGGGAGTCGGGCCGGCGAAGGTCGCGGCGTTGCGCAGCCATGAGGCCATGGGCACGCTGCCGTCCGTCAGCTCCGGCGTGGTGTTGAGCTTGTCCAGCGTGAGCTTGAGCTGGGCGATGGGGTGCGGGACGTAGGGAATCGTCCCGACGAAGTACGGATTCATCCCGCTCAGGAGCGCCTGGAGTGACGCCGGATTCGCCAGGTTGGCCTTGATGGCCTCCTGCATCAGCGCGTCGAGCTGCTCATCGGTGAGGAGCTTGGAGAGCGTCTTCATGTCAGGTCCTCCTCAGGACATCAGCTCCAGCAGGAAGCCCAGGGGGCCGAAGCTCATGCCCTCTGGCGGCTTGAGGGTGGGGCCTGCTTCCCCCTGGAATGCACTCCGGTACGGCCCTGCCATCACCTCCGGGGACAGCAGTCGCGCCAGCGGCTCGGCGATGGCAGCGCCGCGCTCCGCTCCTGAGGAAGTCACCAGGACGCGAGGCCCTCTCGGAGAGGCAGCCACCACCGGTACCACCGGCCCGGCGGCATCCCAGAAGTCACGCACCAGGCGCGCAATGCGGCTCCAGTTCTCGAGCTCCGCCATCATCGAGCGCAGTGTTCCGAACGACTCACCGGGCTGCATCGACAGTTCCTCGCGCAGCAGGTCCAGCGCGCGCAGGAAGAGCCGAGGCGCCTTATGCAGGTCATCCGTCGACAGCCGCAACAGCAGACCCGCCAGCTTCTTCGCCACATCCAGGTGGAACGAAGTGCCGTTGCCGCGCATCCGCCAGAGCTGCACGCTGGCCATCAGGGGCAGGACGCGCGCGGGCTCGCAGACGCGCTCCGCCGCGTATCGGTCCGCGTCCTCCAGGAGTTTCACCGCGCCGGGCAGTTCCTGGCGGGCGGCGACCAGCAGCGCCCTCAGCAGGAGCAGCTTCAACACGATGACGGAGTCCGCGGCCCAGCCCGCGCTGTCGAGCCCCTCCTCGATGAGCCGCTCCGCCTCGTCCCGATGTCCCAGCAGGATGTGCACGCGGGCCTCGATGACGTAGAGCACGCTGCCCGGAGTCCGCTCCCGCCGCTCACGCAGGACTTCGAGCGCCCACTGTGGCTCGCCCTTGAGCAGCAGGTCCTTGAGCCTGCGGACCACGTGCCGCTCCCAGTCCACGAGCTGGGCCTGCTCCCAGACCTTCTTCGGCAGGTCCACGCCCAGGAAGGAGCAGGCGTAGGCCTGGACCTCGGCGGGCAGTTCCTCCAGCGACGAGCGCAGGTACGGCTCCACGCCCGGCATCCACCGGGGGTCGATTTCCTCGCGTGACTGGCCACAGGCCATGCGGTGATACAGCTCCTCGGCGCGGCTCACGACGTCTTGCTGTTGCGCGTAGTAACGCACCGCCTCGTCATGAATGGCGGCGACCTTCGCGGGTTGGTCCACGCGCAGCGGCTCCAGCATCACGCGGCGCACGTCGGGCCGGTGATACAGCGCGCCGTCGGGCCCGAGCGAGACGAGGGACACCTCCCGCTGGAGCTGCTCGAACAGCGCCAGGGCCTGTTCGAACGTCAGCTCCCCGAGCCCGCATGGCTCGGCGAGCACCTCCTGGATGACCTCGGGCGTGAGCCGGCGGACGATGAGCCCCGGGTGCGCGAGCTTGCGCACCGTGGGGTCATGCACGTGCTCCAGCACGCGCCGGTAGAGCTGTCCCTGGACCACGGCCTCGCGCGCGGCGAAGAAGAAGAGCCTCCGCGTCTTCAGGTTGCGCAGTCCCCCTGCCTCGGCGCCCTCCTTGCGCGCGACCTCCGCCGCCAGCTTCAGGCTGAGCGGGTTGCCACCCACCTGCGCATGGAGCCCCCGGCGAAGCGCCTCATCACCCACGCCGCTCGCTTCGAGCAGCGACAGGGCGGAGGCCTCGTCCAGCTCCTTGAGGACCAGCTCCGTGGCCTTCAGTCGGGGCTCCGGTGCCCGGCCCGACAGGACGACCCGTAGCTGGGGATAGCCGCGGCGGAGCACCCCGAGCAATTGCTCCAGCTCCCGAATCAGGTCCGTGCTCCGGTACTGGACCTCCTCGAAGGTGTCGAGCAGCAGGAGGAAGGGCCCGCCCTGCTCCGCCCAGCGGTTCAGCACCTGCGTCATCAGCAGCGCCCCGAACTCCTCCGCCAGGGGAACCCAGATGTCACGGGCGCTCCTGCGCGTCCCGTCCGTCCTGCGCTGGCGCTCCTCGCCCAACGCCTTGCGGCACCGGGCCTCGAAGGCGGAGAGCGCCTCCAGTGAGTCCGGGTACTGCAGGGCGAGCTGACGGCTGGCCTCCAGCAACAGCGTCGCGGGCTTGTCGAGGCTGAGCTGGGGATTGTCGAAGTCGAGATAGGCGAACGGGACGGCGCTGTGGTGCTCCAGCACGAACCGGGCGAGCAGCGCCGACTTGCCCATGCCTCCAGGTCCATGGATGAGCAGGGTGGTGCCGTCCCCCATTCCCACGATGCGCCGCGCGTAACTCGACAGCGTCTTGGTCACGGACGAGTCCAGGACGCCCACGTGGACACGGAGCGTCTCCAGCTCGTCCTGACGTCCACGGAAGGTGTCCCCCGCCAGCTTCCGGAAGGGCGCCAGCAGGCGGGCATTCGCCAGGCGCTGGCTCAGGATGGCCTCCAGCCGGGTGGTGCGCTCCGGCCCTTCCACCTGGGGCCCCAGCCAGCGCACCACCTGGAGCAGGCGCGTCACGCGGTCCACATCCTCCGGAGGGACGGGAAGCTTGTCGGTGAGCTTGACCTTGGAGTTGAGCTTGAGAGACGACCACGTGAACTCCATTTCAGGCAGCGGCCCTGTCTCCAGATAGCGCGAGATGAGCTCCTGCAACGGGTCTGGCGCTTCCACGGGGTTGCAGCGGAGGGCTTCCCGCAGCGCGAAGTGCGAACCCAGCCGTGCGATGGCCTCACGTCGTACAGGCTCCTTCAACATCCAACGCGCGGGGCTGGCTGTCCCCGTCACCACCTCGCAGTCGTTCATCAGCCATCGGAGCGCGCCGCCCGGCCCCACCGCTCTGCTCATGGGCTGCAGCGTCTGCGGGTCGAACGTGCTCAGCACGCACGCCGCCATCCGGTAGCTCCACCGCTCCAGAGGAACCTCCTCCTCCGCGGCCTCCTCCTGGAGCGCCTGGAGCATCGCGCGCCGACGCGCCACCTCCTGCCGCGACAGCGGTTCGCTAGAGCTCACGCGTCACCTCCAGGACTGCCTTCGCCACGGCGGCCTGCCACTGCTCGTCGGCGGGCGTCACGGTGAGCTTCGAGAAGACCTTCGCCACGGCCTTGTCGATGTTGTCCTGCGAGGGGTCCGGGTGGACGCGCAGGAAGAACTTCTCCACGTCCGGCTTCTGGATGGAGTCCAGGTTGTCTTCGTCGAAGCCGTAGGGCAGGTCCGCGAGCAACTCCTTGTCGTAGTCGATGAGCACGAGGCGCCCGTCGACATGGTGGAGGTTCGACGTCAGGGCATCCGCCAGGAAGTAGATGAACGCATGCGTCTCCCGGGGCGCATTCCGGAGCCCATCCAGGAAGAGGCAGAAGGCCATGGAGCGCCGGCCCAGCTCATTGATGACCCAGGTGGCCAGGTCATGCGCCCTCCGGTTGTCCGAGCTGTGCTGCGCGGGCATCTGACCCACGTTGCCGTCCACCACGGCCACGATGCCGCGAGCCACCTCGTCCGGCGTGTAGCTCTCCGGCTGCCCCCCTACGGTGGAGAACCACACCGGCGCGAAGCCCGAGCACGCGGCCTTGAGGTGGGTGACATACAGCTTGGAGTACGACTTGCCGGACTTCGGGCGCCCGTTGACCACGAGCAACCGCCGCGTGGGGTTGCGCGCGACGAAGTCCTGGAGCACCTGCCGGAAGTTCCACCGGTTGATGAAGGGCTTGCGCATGAGCAGGCACTGCCCATACGGGTCCGTCTGGACGAGGGTGTCCTTCTTCTTCCGCAGGTCCGCCAGGATGGCCGCCACCTCCGGGTAGATGCGCAGCTCTGGCCGGTCCAGCAGCTTGAGCAGCAGCGGCTGGGGCCCGCTCAGGCCGTCCTTCTCACAGAACCGGAGCAGCTCCTCTATCTGCTCCTTGTTCGTGAGCACGGTGTTGAGGCTGTCCCGGAGGTCATTGCCCATCCACGCGCCAATGAGGGCAAGTGCGTGGCCACCGGTCAGTTCCTGGATGCGTCGGAAGACGACATCCCGCTGCGTGGGTTCCAGGAGCAACATGCCGTCCGTTCCTCCCTACCTGCCATCCACGACGACCTTCGTGGGCTCCGGCAGCGTCTGCTTGAAGAGGAGCTCCTTCTTGCCGTCCCCGTCCCCGAGGACGGTGAGCACCACCGGCTCCTTGCTCACGTCCACGGTGGCCAGCTCCAGCTTCACGAACACCGCGCCGTCCTGCGCCGCCACGCCGCGCGTCCAGCCCAGCACCTTCTCACCCTGGCGCACCTGCAGCTCCACGGGCGTGTGCGGCTTCAGCGCCGAGCCGAGCGCCTCCAGCGTCAGCCTCCCATTCGGCGTGAAGGAGAACGCCGTGCCCAGCGAGGGCTCCGGACGCGCGACGGGCACGGGCGCAACGAGGCCGGTCAGCACATGGACGCCCGCGTCCTTCTCCGCGACGGCCGTGCCCTGGCCCCGCGTGTACGTCGCCAACTCCCACGGACCGTCCTTCGCTTCCAGCTTCGCCACCTCCAGCGTCAGCTCACCGGTGCCATCCGCCTTCACCGTCTGCGAGCCCTCCAGCAGCACCGCCTGCGGCGCGCCCTGCTTGCGAATCCTCGCGCCGAAGACGTCACCGGGCTTCATCGCGGTGGCCTTCAGCACGGCGCTCAGCTTCCCGCTGGCATCCCGTGTGTAGCTCGTCGCCACCTGTGCCACCGGCGCGCTGGAGAACAGCGCCCCCAGCGCCGGGGCCGCACCGGCGAACGCCAACGCCGCCGCGAAGCAGGCCGAGGCGTACTTGAGCTGCCCGCTGCGCTCCGTCGCCCGCTCCTCGAGCGCCTTGAGCATGCTGCTCGGGCTGTCCGGGTTGAAGGTCTTCAGGGCCGGCGTCTTCATGCGCGCGGCGGACGCCATGCTGAGGCCCAGCAACGCCAGGGCAATGGTGAAGAAGAACTGCGAGCCCGCCTTCACCTGGTCGTGCACGGTGTACGCGTAGAAGCCCACCAGCGTGGTGAAGAAGGCCGTGCCTCCGAAGAGCCACGTGCCGAAGGCCTCCAGCCGCTCGGCGGACTTCTGGGGCTCGAACAGGGCCCGCAGCTTGTCGAGCGCCGCGGCCTCCGTGTCGAGGATGGGGCGGCCCTTCATCTCCGCCTCCGTCCGCCGGAGGTCGAACATCTGCCGCGTCTTGCAGTACGGGCAGATGACGTCGACATCGAGGATGCGCGGCTTCGCGGGAGCCTGGGCACGCGCCTCCGCCTCCGGGTCAAAGACTTCCAGGACGGAGGCAGCCGTCTTGCCCGCCGCCACGGTGACCAGCTCGGTCAGGTCCGGACTCGGACAGGTGCTCGTTGCACACAGCCACTTCGTCGTCATGCCAGGCCCCCCAGGTCGGCGCGCGCGACAGCATAGCCGCGCGCGACATCCGAGCGCACATGGAGGGGCCCTGCCAACGAGTCACGCGTGCCCCAGCGGTGCGACTCCTTGCGGCACGGCGTTGAAACAGCCCGGCTCCGGCGGGATGCCGTCCCGCGCCGTCACCGGCCAGGCCCCCCGGCGCTTCTTCCGCGCCACAGAGCATTGCGGACGCTCACGCCCGCGCCAGTTGCTCCCGCACCAGCGCGCGCAGCACGTCCGCGGCCAGCGGCTTGAGCAGGCACCGCCCCGGCGGCAGGCTCTCCAGGAACGCGCGGGCCTCCGGAGTGAAGGCCCCTCCGGTGATGAACACGACGCGCTCGCGCTGGTCCGGCGCCACCTCGGAGAGCTGGTGGAAGAAGGCCTCGCCGCTCATCTCCGGCATCATCACGTCACACAGCATCAGGTCGAACCGCTCGCCCTGGGACAGGCGGTCCAGCGCCTCGCGGGCGCTCGACGTGCTCTCCGCCGCGAACTCGTTCGCCAAGAGCCGGGCCACGCCGCGCGCCACCAGCGGCTCGTCGTCCACCACCAGGAGCCGCGCCTTCGCCTTCTTCGACGCCACCACGCCCTGCTCCAGCGCCCGGACCGCCTGCACCTCCACCCCGGCGTCCGCGGGCGCGGGCGGCAGCACCACGCGGAAGCGCGTGCCCTTCCCCACCTGGCTCTCCACCTGGATGTCGCCCCCGAGCACGCTGACGATGCCGTGGCAGATGGACAGCCCCAGCCCCGTGCCCACGCCCACCGGCTTCGTGGTGAAGAACGGGTCGAAGATGCGCTCCAGGTGCTCCGGGGCGATACCGGCCCCCGTGTCCGCCACCTCCACCACCGCGCGCCCCTGCAAGTCCGTGAAGGTGGTGAGGACAATCTCGTTGCGCTCCACCTGCCCGTCCGGAATCGCCTGCGCGGCGTTGACCAGCAGGTTGAGGAACACCTGCCCCAGCCGCGCCTCGTTGGCCACCACCAGCGGCACGTCTCCCAATTCGCGGCGCACGCGCGCCCGGTGGCGCACCTCGTTGGCGCAGATGGACAGCGCGCTCTCCAGCACGGGTCGCACGTCCAGCGGACGCGTGGACTCCTCGTCGCCGCGGCTGAACGTCTTCAAGTCCCGGACGATGTGGCGCACCCGGCCCGCGCCCTCGCTCGCGTCGCGCAGCGCCTCCGCCAGCCCCTGCAGCGTCGACACCGGCACCTGCGCCGTCTCACCCCGCGAGGCCTCCAGCAGCGGCTCCAGGCGCTCCAGCACGAACTGCTGGTTGCCGATGACGTAGGACAGCGGGTTGTTGATTTCGTGCGCCACGCCGGCCGCCAGCGTGCCCACGCCGGACATCCGGTCCGACAGCCGCAGGCGCTCCTCCATGCGCCGCGCCTCCGTCACGTCGCGCGCCACGGAGACCACCGCCGGGTGTCCCCCGAAGCGCAGCACCACCCCGCCCACCTGCGCGAGCGCCACCGTGCCGTCCCGGCGCATCACCCGCGCCAGCCGCTCCGGGAGCACCGCGCCCTGACGCACCGCCTGCATCCGCTCGCGCCACTGGGGATGCTCCTCCTTGGGCAGGTGGTCGAAGACGGAGTGTCCGACCGAGTCCTCCAGCCGCTCGTAGCCCATCAACTCCAGCGACGCCTGGTTGGCGTACACCGCGCGGTCGTCCTGGTACACGGTGAGGGCGATGGGCAGCCGCTCGATGAGCAACCGCAGGCTGCGCTCTCCCTCGGCGGACGTGTCCAGCGCCGTCTTCAGCTCCGAGTTGGCGGTCGCCAGTTCCTTCGTGCGCTCCTCCACGCGCTCGCTCAGCTCAATCGCCCGCGCGCGCAGCCGACCCACGCGCCAGCGGTAGGTGCCCAGCGCTCCGCCCACCAGCGCCAGCCCCACCGTGAAGAGGAAGCCCGGGGACTCGAAGAAGCGCGCGGGCCGGTGCAGCAGCACGCCCGTCTCCACCGGGCCCCAGCGCCGGTCCGCGGCTTCGGCCTGCACGCGGAAGCGGTACTCCCCCGGGGGCAGGTTCGTGTAGTACGCCACGCGCCGGTCTCCGGCCTCCACCCAGCCCGAGTCGAACCCCTCCAGCCAGTAGCGGTAGCGCACCTTCTCCGGCGCCACGAAGGTGAGCGCCGCCCAGTGCAGCTCCACGTCCAGCACCCCCGGCGGCAGCCCCTTCTCCGGGTCCACCACCTGCCCGCGAGACAGCACCTGGGTGATGTGCAGCGGCGGGGGGATGCGGGGCCGGGGCTCGGCGGAGGCGGGGACGCGCACCGCGCCCATCACCGTGGGGAACCACAATTCCCCCGTGCGGGTGCGCAGGCTGGCGGCATTCGAGTAGCTGTTGCACTCGATGCTGCGCATCCCCTCCGAGCGCCCATACGTCACCGTATGGACGCGCTCGGCGCGGCCGGCGAAGAAGTCCGCGAGCTCGCTCTTGGGCACGCGGTAGAGGCCGCGGTTGCTGCCCATCCACAGGTGGCCGCGGTGGTCATCCACCACGGACAGCAGGTTGTTGACGAGCAGCCCGTCCCGCCCGCGCGCCACCTTCACGCCCTCTGCATTCACGCGTGCGAGCCCGTCGTCGGTGGCCGCCCACAGCGTGGACGGGTCGTCCGCGTCCAGCACCAGCCCGCTCACGTCCCGCCCCGCCAGCACGCGCTCCGGGCCCGCCTTGCGCACCACGCCACTGGCGTCGAGGAAGTCCAGCCCCGAGGCCGAGCCCAGCCACAGCCCGCCCCCGGGCGCCTCGCGGATGTTGGTGACGGTGTCCTTGGACAACCCGTCCTCCGTGGTGAAGACGCGCCAGTGGCCCTCGA contains these protein-coding regions:
- a CDS encoding ATP-binding protein; this encodes MSSSEPLSRQEVARRRAMLQALQEEAAEEEVPLERWSYRMAACVLSTFDPQTLQPMSRAVGPGGALRWLMNDCEVVTGTASPARWMLKEPVRREAIARLGSHFALREALRCNPVEAPDPLQELISRYLETGPLPEMEFTWSSLKLNSKVKLTDKLPVPPEDVDRVTRLLQVVRWLGPQVEGPERTTRLEAILSQRLANARLLAPFRKLAGDTFRGRQDELETLRVHVGVLDSSVTKTLSSYARRIVGMGDGTTLLIHGPGGMGKSALLARFVLEHHSAVPFAYLDFDNPQLSLDKPATLLLEASRQLALQYPDSLEALSAFEARCRKALGEERQRRTDGTRRSARDIWVPLAEEFGALLMTQVLNRWAEQGGPFLLLLDTFEEVQYRSTDLIRELEQLLGVLRRGYPQLRVVLSGRAPEPRLKATELVLKELDEASALSLLEASGVGDEALRRGLHAQVGGNPLSLKLAAEVARKEGAEAGGLRNLKTRRLFFFAAREAVVQGQLYRRVLEHVHDPTVRKLAHPGLIVRRLTPEVIQEVLAEPCGLGELTFEQALALFEQLQREVSLVSLGPDGALYHRPDVRRVMLEPLRVDQPAKVAAIHDEAVRYYAQQQDVVSRAEELYHRMACGQSREEIDPRWMPGVEPYLRSSLEELPAEVQAYACSFLGVDLPKKVWEQAQLVDWERHVVRRLKDLLLKGEPQWALEVLRERRERTPGSVLYVIEARVHILLGHRDEAERLIEEGLDSAGWAADSVIVLKLLLLRALLVAARQELPGAVKLLEDADRYAAERVCEPARVLPLMASVQLWRMRGNGTSFHLDVAKKLAGLLLRLSTDDLHKAPRLFLRALDLLREELSMQPGESFGTLRSMMAELENWSRIARLVRDFWDAAGPVVPVVAASPRGPRVLVTSSGAERGAAIAEPLARLLSPEVMAGPYRSAFQGEAGPTLKPPEGMSFGPLGFLLELMS
- a CDS encoding two-component regulator propeller domain-containing protein, whose product is MTPRHLMALAVLTLLLAGTSRAQEPDVPLVGALHRVWGLDDGLPQSSALALAQAPDGHLFVGTQEGLARFDGRTWTVLDQAAGMPCEEVMALATVPDGTLWAGTAGCGLVRLSEGRITHLPTRPGQGGDRVSALERTPDGTLWVGTDHGLARLGADRPLTFVPALANLDVSSLVPSKMGMWVGTRTAGLWHVREDSAERVSPPGPLDHVTALTVDADGTLWVGTHTNGLWRRTTEGGFEPGPPEVPARITALRVSRHGGLWVGTETAGFGRLKRGKYTPTQAVTPNAGVVAFLEDTEGSLWVGTFSASLHQLRRPELDVVGTPEGLADDFVWSVYEDREGAVWIGTSGGVLHRWKDGQLTRYGAAEGLPQGRILDILQDRAGTLWLATSVGASRFRDGHFELLTTQDGLPSNIVYSLFEDREGALWFGTRGGLARLFEGHWRVFTTEDGLSKDTVTNIREAPGGGLWLGSASGLDFLDASGVVRKAGPERVLAGRDVSGLVLDADDPSTLWAATDDGLARVNAEGVKVARGRDGLLVNNLLSVVDDHRGHLWMGSNRGLYRVPKSELADFFAGRAERVHTVTYGRSEGMRSIECNSYSNAASLRTRTGELWFPTVMGAVRVPASAEPRPRIPPPLHITQVLSRGQVVDPEKGLPPGVLDVELHWAALTFVAPEKVRYRYWLEGFDSGWVEAGDRRVAYYTNLPPGEYRFRVQAEAADRRWGPVETGVLLHRPARFFESPGFLFTVGLALVGGALGTYRWRVGRLRARAIELSERVEERTKELATANSELKTALDTSAEGERSLRLLIERLPIALTVYQDDRAVYANQASLELMGYERLEDSVGHSVFDHLPKEEHPQWRERMQAVRQGAVLPERLARVMRRDGTVALAQVGGVVLRFGGHPAVVSVARDVTEARRMEERLRLSDRMSGVGTLAAGVAHEINNPLSYVIGNQQFVLERLEPLLEASRGETAQVPVSTLQGLAEALRDASEGAGRVRHIVRDLKTFSRGDEESTRPLDVRPVLESALSICANEVRHRARVRRELGDVPLVVANEARLGQVFLNLLVNAAQAIPDGQVERNEIVLTTFTDLQGRAVVEVADTGAGIAPEHLERIFDPFFTTKPVGVGTGLGLSICHGIVSVLGGDIQVESQVGKGTRFRVVLPPAPADAGVEVQAVRALEQGVVASKKAKARLLVVDDEPLVARGVARLLANEFAAESTSSAREALDRLSQGERFDLMLCDVMMPEMSGEAFFHQLSEVAPDQRERVVFITGGAFTPEARAFLESLPPGRCLLKPLAADVLRALVREQLARA